From Bacteroidota bacterium, one genomic window encodes:
- a CDS encoding PKD domain-containing protein, which produces MYYVKIFKTFLILFLLTAFGKSYCQLPGDWHVKFAFEKIGFSVQFINLSGATGDILWDFEDGSTSNEDSPLHTFATAGEYHVVLTIATTENCSGTFTDTVFIYPSDNIADDVFENTIAVYPNPFTDAFQITSEVFIPVSMQDILGNKIPITIQQISSDKFLLSPALSTHGFYLVELHDGNIVKYLLVLSISQ; this is translated from the coding sequence ATTTACTATGTGAAAATTTTTAAAACCTTTTTAATCCTGTTTCTGCTAACTGCATTTGGAAAATCATATTGCCAGTTACCCGGTGATTGGCATGTAAAATTTGCTTTTGAAAAAATCGGATTCTCCGTACAGTTCATCAATTTATCAGGTGCAACCGGAGATATACTCTGGGACTTTGAGGATGGCAGTACAAGCAATGAAGATAGTCCTCTCCATACATTTGCAACTGCCGGTGAATATCATGTTGTACTGACAATTGCAACTACTGAAAATTGCAGCGGCACTTTTACTGACACTGTTTTTATTTATCCTTCAGATAATATTGCAGATGATGTATTTGAAAATACTATTGCGGTTTATCCTAATCCATTTACGGATGCATTTCAAATTACTTCCGAAGTATTTATACCAGTTTCCATGCAAGATATACTTGGGAATAAAATCCCAATAACTATTCAACAAATTTCTTCCGATAAATTTTTGCTATCGCCGGCACTTTCAACACATGGATTTTATCTTGTAGAATTGCATGATGGAAATATTGTAAAATATCTTTTAGTATTGAGTATATCTCAGTAA
- a CDS encoding polysaccharide biosynthesis C-terminal domain-containing protein, which yields MSLKRLASQTAIYGLSTIMVRMLNYALAPLHTRVFTDQADYGIISEMYAYVTFLNVLFMYGMETSFFRYATKELTNEARNKIFGTAQLSIFISTVLFVLILLFSSKSIAAMLEYPNHSAYIFYFALIIGFDSLVNIPFAKLRLENRPWKYFTIKLTNVLINITLNFFFLWPALKGNYTMFSDFGYTYNPSMGISYVFYANLVASAVTFLIFIPTFFKLHFSTEVWKKMMRYGLPLIIIGFAGMINETLDRVLLKYWLPGNLEENLKQVGIYSAVYKLAIFMTLAVQAFRMGAEPFFFSSSTDKNAPRTYASVMLYFTIVCCFIFLGVGMFPDVFKIIIGENYHSGLFIVPILLLANLFLGVYYNMSVWYKLTDKTAFATIIPLAGAAITIALNYFLIPRLGYAGAAWATLGCYFSMVILSWIIGQKHYYVPYNIKKLSAYIITSVLLCMLGLQFLHWFENNILLTVVIRILLFLIFFVFAWWLDMHKLKRNIA from the coding sequence GTGTCGCTGAAACGTCTTGCTTCCCAAACTGCTATTTATGGATTGAGTACTATCATGGTGCGCATGTTGAATTATGCATTGGCGCCATTGCATACACGGGTGTTTACTGATCAGGCGGATTATGGTATCATTTCCGAAATGTATGCTTACGTTACTTTTCTGAATGTGCTGTTTATGTATGGAATGGAAACTTCTTTCTTCCGCTATGCCACTAAAGAACTTACGAATGAAGCAAGAAATAAAATATTTGGAACAGCTCAGCTTTCGATATTTATTTCTACCGTTTTATTTGTATTGATATTATTATTTTCTTCAAAATCTATTGCAGCTATGTTGGAGTATCCCAACCACAGTGCATACATTTTTTACTTTGCATTAATAATCGGTTTTGATTCTTTAGTAAATATTCCATTTGCAAAATTGCGTTTGGAGAACAGACCTTGGAAATATTTTACTATTAAACTCACCAATGTATTAATAAACATCACCCTCAATTTCTTTTTTCTGTGGCCTGCATTAAAAGGTAATTACACTATGTTCAGTGACTTTGGTTATACCTATAATCCGAGCATGGGAATCAGTTATGTATTTTATGCAAATCTGGTTGCAAGTGCAGTTACTTTTTTGATATTTATTCCTACCTTCTTTAAATTACATTTCAGTACAGAAGTCTGGAAAAAAATGATGCGTTATGGTTTGCCTTTAATAATAATTGGTTTTGCAGGAATGATAAATGAAACACTTGATCGTGTACTTTTAAAATATTGGCTGCCGGGAAACTTAGAAGAAAATTTAAAGCAAGTAGGTATTTATAGTGCCGTTTATAAACTTGCAATTTTTATGACCTTGGCAGTGCAGGCATTCAGGATGGGCGCCGAACCATTTTTCTTTTCATCTTCTACTGATAAAAATGCACCCCGTACTTATGCATCGGTGATGTTGTATTTTACTATCGTATGTTGTTTTATTTTTTTAGGTGTCGGTATGTTCCCGGATGTATTTAAAATTATTATCGGAGAAAATTATCATTCCGGATTATTCATAGTTCCCATTTTATTATTGGCCAATTTATTTCTGGGTGTGTATTACAATATGAGTGTCTGGTATAAGCTTACAGATAAAACTGCATTCGCCACTATTATCCCTTTAGCAGGCGCAGCAATTACAATTGCACTGAATTATTTTTTAATTCCACGCTTGGGATATGCTGGTGCTGCATGGGCAACATTAGGTTGCTATTTTAGTATGGTTATTTTAAGTTGGATAATCGGACAGAAACATTATTATGTACCTTATAACATTAAAAAATTAAGTGCTTATATAATTACTTCTGTTTTACTGTGCATGCTTGGTTTACAATTTCTGCATTGGTTTGAAAATAATATTTTGCTTACAGTAGTTATCCGCATACTATTATTTTTAATCTTCTTTGTTTTTGCATGGTGGTTAGATATGCATAAACTAAAAAGAAATATTGCTTAA
- the dut gene encoding dUTP diphosphatase, with protein MQVKIINRSSNPNPAYATANSAGMDLRANIETPITLLPLERKLIPTGIFIELPNGYEAQVRPRSGLAINSGITMLNSPGTIDSDYRGEIKVIAINLSASPFQIQNGDKIAQLVVAKHETIEWIPVEILNKTTRSEGGFGHTGK; from the coding sequence ATGCAAGTAAAAATTATTAATCGCTCTTCCAATCCCAATCCGGCGTATGCAACAGCAAATTCAGCGGGTATGGATTTAAGAGCTAATATCGAAACCCCAATTACATTACTTCCTTTAGAGCGCAAATTAATTCCAACAGGAATTTTTATTGAATTGCCAAACGGTTATGAAGCACAAGTGCGTCCTCGCAGTGGCCTTGCAATTAATTCGGGAATTACAATGTTGAATTCGCCGGGCACTATCGATTCTGATTATCGTGGTGAAATAAAAGTGATTGCTATTAATTTATCTGCATCACCTTTCCAAATTCAAAACGGTGATAAAATCGCACAGCTTGTTGTTGCAAAACATGAAACTATAGAATGGATTCCTGTAGAAATATTAAATAAAACCACTCGCAGTGAAGGTGGTTTTGGACATACAGGAAAATAA
- a CDS encoding nucleotidyltransferase: MKIIIPMAGMGKRMRPHTLTVPKPLIPVAGKPIVQRLVEDIAQTTEEKIEEIAFVCGHFGSAVEQMLLDIAANVGAKGKICYQDEPLGTAHAILCAGDTVSGHIIIAFADTLFKTNFKIDKEKDGVIWVNQVDAWQNFGVVQLSEEGHIINFVEKPKEFVSDLAIIGVYYIKDGDTLRKEMQFLIDNNITDKGEYQLTNALDAMRKNGFKLLPGKVDEWLDCGNKDATVYTNQRVLELNKHSEQLISKSLRNMNSQIIEPCFIGNNVFIENSVIGPHVSIGEGCIIKNAIISNSIIQKSTDIQNKIITNSMIGSHVSIKDSAEDLSIGDFTTSIC; encoded by the coding sequence ATGAAGATCATAATTCCAATGGCGGGCATGGGTAAAAGAATGCGTCCCCACACATTAACAGTTCCAAAACCATTGATTCCTGTGGCAGGCAAACCTATTGTGCAACGATTAGTGGAAGACATTGCACAAACTACTGAAGAAAAGATTGAAGAGATTGCTTTTGTATGTGGGCATTTTGGAAGTGCAGTGGAGCAAATGCTTTTGGATATAGCAGCGAACGTTGGTGCTAAAGGAAAAATTTGTTATCAGGATGAACCATTGGGAACAGCACATGCTATTTTATGTGCAGGTGATACTGTGAGTGGTCATATTATTATTGCATTTGCAGATACATTATTCAAAACAAATTTTAAAATTGATAAAGAAAAAGATGGTGTCATCTGGGTAAATCAAGTAGATGCATGGCAAAACTTTGGTGTGGTACAATTAAGTGAAGAAGGACATATTATCAACTTTGTAGAAAAGCCAAAAGAATTTGTTTCTGACCTTGCAATTATCGGTGTCTATTATATAAAAGATGGCGATACATTGCGCAAAGAAATGCAGTTTCTTATTGACAATAATATAACAGATAAAGGAGAATATCAATTGACAAATGCGTTGGATGCAATGCGCAAAAACGGATTTAAATTATTGCCGGGTAAAGTGGACGAATGGCTCGACTGTGGGAATAAAGATGCAACGGTTTATACCAATCAACGAGTGCTGGAGTTGAATAAACATTCTGAACAATTAATCAGTAAATCATTGCGCAATATGAATAGTCAAATTATAGAACCTTGTTTTATCGGCAACAATGTTTTCATCGAAAATTCTGTTATCGGTCCACATGTTTCTATCGGTGAAGGCTGTATTATTAAAAATGCAATTATCTCCAATTCAATTATTCAGAAGTCTACGGATATACAAAATAAAATAATTACCAATTCTATGATTGGAAGCCATGTTTCAATAAAAGATTCTGCTGAAGATTTAAGCATTGGTGATTTCACAACGTCGATATGCTAA
- a CDS encoding tetratricopeptide repeat protein gives MLKNIFASLLLFICLVISACNTSKQLTGSTVKQKDVDSTLEGIGEETDEITIERLFIDGCKAKALGDFDGAIILFKEILQLDPNNDATLYELAKIYFDYSRLDDARELSKKAVELNPDNEYYLVLYGETLLYQGRFSEAAEVFEKQISLFPQNMDGYLELTYAYERSGNVKESMRVLQDTEKQFGPDMNLLMEQYRFYMRNGFIDQAIDVLNKLIISNPDEPTFLSMLIEVYESAGKMDLAQETFNQLLVMDPNNADLLFKKAQFDRRAGDMNAYQNDLRLVFSNPDANIDRKVFFLVPYIDSVDLPAFTEKEFIIELATLMVQAHPQEAKSYAMRADLYYYTDRKEDARKDYRISANLRPDVFDVWVKLFYIDAELNANDSLLEVTNEALDLFPNQGLAHFFNGVANQNLKNNDAALISFKRAIPLTSGNMKLRGETYLRMGDIYNELKEYEASDEAYDNSLDADPDNPYTLNNYAYYLSLRSDKLDKAAAMAERANQLVPNNSSLEDTYAWVLYKQKKYGDAKIWLQKAMQNGGSTSAVINEHYGDVSFQLGNTDEAVEYWEKAKSLGGNSPQLENKINDRKLYE, from the coding sequence ATGCTAAAAAATATTTTCGCTTCATTATTGCTCTTTATATGTTTGGTAATTTCTGCCTGCAATACATCAAAACAATTAACCGGAAGTACGGTAAAACAAAAAGATGTTGATTCCACATTAGAAGGCATTGGTGAAGAGACAGATGAAATTACTATTGAACGATTATTTATTGATGGATGTAAAGCAAAAGCTTTAGGTGATTTTGATGGTGCAATAATTTTATTCAAAGAAATTCTACAATTAGATCCGAATAACGATGCAACATTGTATGAACTCGCAAAAATATATTTTGATTACAGCCGCTTGGATGATGCTCGTGAACTTTCAAAAAAAGCAGTTGAGTTAAATCCGGATAATGAATATTATTTGGTGCTTTATGGTGAAACATTATTGTATCAGGGAAGATTTAGTGAAGCCGCAGAAGTATTTGAAAAACAGATTTCTCTCTTTCCGCAAAACATGGATGGCTATCTTGAATTGACATATGCGTATGAGCGCAGTGGCAATGTAAAAGAAAGTATGCGAGTGTTGCAGGATACAGAAAAACAATTCGGGCCGGATATGAATTTGCTGATGGAACAATACCGGTTTTATATGCGCAATGGTTTTATTGATCAAGCAATTGATGTGTTGAATAAACTGATTATTTCCAATCCGGATGAACCAACTTTTTTAAGTATGCTGATAGAAGTGTATGAAAGTGCAGGGAAAATGGATTTGGCTCAGGAAACATTTAATCAACTGCTGGTAATGGATCCGAACAATGCAGATTTATTATTTAAAAAAGCACAATTCGACAGACGTGCCGGTGATATGAATGCATATCAAAATGATTTACGTCTTGTATTTTCAAATCCCGATGCAAATATTGATCGCAAAGTATTTTTTTTAGTACCCTATATTGACTCTGTTGACTTACCTGCATTTACTGAAAAAGAATTTATTATTGAGCTTGCTACATTAATGGTACAAGCACATCCGCAAGAAGCAAAATCATATGCAATGCGTGCGGATTTATATTATTATACTGATCGTAAAGAAGATGCCCGCAAAGATTATCGCATATCCGCAAATCTGCGTCCTGATGTATTTGATGTATGGGTTAAATTATTTTATATAGATGCAGAATTAAATGCAAATGATTCTCTTCTTGAAGTTACGAATGAGGCATTGGATTTATTTCCAAATCAGGGATTAGCACATTTTTTTAATGGTGTTGCAAATCAAAATTTAAAAAATAATGATGCCGCATTAATATCTTTTAAGCGGGCAATTCCACTTACTTCAGGAAATATGAAACTGCGTGGAGAAACCTATTTGCGCATGGGTGATATTTATAATGAATTAAAAGAATATGAAGCATCCGATGAAGCGTATGATAATAGTTTGGATGCGGATCCGGATAATCCTTATACATTAAATAATTATGCTTACTACTTATCATTGCGCAGCGATAAATTAGATAAAGCAGCAGCAATGGCTGAACGTGCAAATCAACTTGTTCCAAATAATTCTTCTTTGGAAGATACTTATGCATGGGTATTATACAAACAAAAAAAATATGGTGATGCAAAAATCTGGTTGCAGAAAGCAATGCAAAATGGTGGCTCAACCAGTGCGGTAATCAACGAACATTATGGTGATGTTTCTTTTCAATTAGGCAATACTGATGAAGCTGTTGAATATTGGGAAAAAGCAAAATCATTGGGTGGTAACTCTCCACAATTAGAAAATAAAATAAATGACCGCAAGCTGTATGAATAA
- a CDS encoding DUF4292 domain-containing protein: MTASCMNKWLVILPLFFILSGCRTVNITSGKIKEISLDEIEKEILLTQLQYTTFSAKAKAEVINNGGSTSINASIDMQKDIYIGLSLRMLGIEGARVFITPDSIKIIDRINQKYYPHDFSYLEESFGVAIDFKTLQDLITGNLVFYNGTIYPGTPDDEKYVLWANDGAFKNTIWLYPSFHVMRMQIDDLMHPRTMTLENGGYRKVAGQAFAFLRQMHLSAVDNFDIGLEFTSLTLDEPVDFSFTVNPKYEVVH; this comes from the coding sequence ATGACCGCAAGCTGTATGAATAAATGGTTGGTGATATTGCCGCTGTTTTTTATACTGAGTGGATGTCGCACGGTGAATATTACCAGTGGTAAAATCAAAGAAATTTCTTTAGATGAAATAGAGAAGGAAATATTGCTGACACAATTGCAATACACCACCTTCTCCGCAAAAGCAAAAGCGGAAGTGATTAACAATGGAGGATCAACAAGTATTAATGCATCTATTGATATGCAGAAAGATATTTACATAGGATTATCATTGCGCATGTTAGGAATTGAAGGTGCAAGAGTTTTTATTACCCCTGATTCAATAAAAATTATTGACCGTATTAATCAAAAATATTACCCGCATGATTTTAGTTATCTCGAAGAATCTTTTGGTGTTGCAATTGATTTTAAAACATTGCAAGATTTAATTACAGGTAATCTAGTTTTTTATAACGGAACAATTTATCCCGGAACACCCGATGATGAAAAATATGTGCTGTGGGCAAATGACGGCGCATTTAAAAATACGATATGGCTTTACCCCTCGTTTCATGTGATGCGTATGCAAATTGACGACTTAATGCATCCACGAACAATGACATTGGAAAATGGCGGGTATCGCAAAGTAGCTGGACAAGCATTTGCATTTTTAAGACAAATGCATTTGTCGGCTGTTGATAATTTCGACATAGGTCTGGAGTTCACCAGCCTAACTTTGGACGAGCCCGTAGATTTCTCATTTACGGTAAATCCAAAATATGAAGTGGTACACTAA
- a CDS encoding peptidoglycan DD-metalloendopeptidase family protein, which translates to MKWYTKLFFFAFLLMSASVFSQTTDKKSLETKYTKLQSEIKDTEHLLEQTKKKKQNSLNEVKLLNSQINVRQEMISNIALQVGAVSKEMQETAGVINSMEKDIQGMRDQYAKMITYAYVNDNNYEPLHFIFASGSMNDAINEIQYVKEFTAFRKQQAAAIKAVQAALQSRIDQLESDKTKKEDLLQSEKQQKQKLDKEKSAKDNSVKSLQKEEKKINDQLKQKKKDADALNKKIQSIIAEEIRKEKERAAAEAAKKAAAEKKASTTTAAEKTTAEKTTTTEAVGLTPEMALVSKNFEGNKGRLPWPVERGTITERFGTHAHPVLKNVSIENNGINISTTEGASVRAIFEGEVLNVIFSPSFQKGIIIKHGEYYTVYTNLASVSVEPGAKVSAKQKIGTVYTNSEEGKTDVHLELWKGTTLLDPALWISK; encoded by the coding sequence ATGAAGTGGTACACTAAATTATTTTTCTTCGCTTTTTTATTGATGAGTGCTTCTGTGTTTTCTCAAACAACAGATAAAAAATCATTGGAAACAAAATACACTAAACTGCAATCTGAAATTAAGGATACTGAGCATTTGCTGGAGCAAACAAAAAAGAAAAAACAGAATTCGTTGAATGAAGTAAAGTTGCTGAACAGCCAGATAAATGTACGTCAGGAAATGATCAGCAATATTGCATTACAAGTGGGCGCAGTGAGCAAAGAAATGCAGGAAACGGCAGGTGTAATTAATTCTATGGAGAAAGATATACAAGGTATGAGAGATCAATATGCAAAGATGATTACCTATGCTTATGTAAATGATAACAATTATGAACCACTGCATTTCATATTTGCATCGGGTAGTATGAATGATGCAATTAATGAAATTCAATATGTAAAAGAATTTACCGCATTTCGTAAACAACAGGCAGCCGCAATCAAAGCAGTACAGGCGGCATTACAAAGCCGCATTGATCAATTAGAATCTGATAAAACTAAAAAAGAAGACTTGTTGCAAAGTGAAAAACAACAAAAACAAAAATTAGATAAGGAAAAAAGTGCAAAGGATAATTCTGTAAAGTCATTACAAAAGGAAGAGAAAAAAATTAATGATCAGCTAAAGCAAAAAAAGAAAGATGCTGATGCATTAAATAAAAAAATACAAAGCATCATCGCAGAAGAAATCAGAAAAGAAAAAGAACGTGCCGCAGCAGAAGCAGCAAAAAAAGCAGCAGCAGAAAAAAAGGCATCCACCACTACAGCAGCAGAAAAAACTACTGCAGAAAAAACAACTACTACCGAAGCAGTTGGCCTTACTCCCGAGATGGCTTTAGTATCAAAAAATTTCGAGGGGAATAAAGGCAGACTTCCCTGGCCGGTGGAGCGAGGAACAATTACAGAACGTTTCGGTACACATGCACATCCTGTTTTAAAAAATGTGTCTATAGAAAATAATGGAATTAATATCAGTACAACGGAAGGTGCAAGTGTAAGAGCGATATTCGAAGGCGAAGTATTAAATGTGATCTTCAGTCCTTCTTTTCAAAAAGGTATTATCATTAAACACGGCGAATATTATACAGTATATACAAACCTCGCTTCTGTTAGTGTAGAGCCCGGAGCTAAAGTAAGTGCAAAGCAAAAAATAGGTACTGTTTATACAAATTCAGAAGAAGGAAAAACAGATGTGCATTTAGAGCTTTGGAAAGGAACTACGCTTTTAGATCCTGCTCTATGGATTAGCAAATAA
- a CDS encoding PorP/SprF family type IX secretion system membrane protein — translation MKRTLLAIIITFTFIQGRAQDVHFSQFGSAPLLLNPALTGLSSCTYRASLNYRNQWASIVGPSSYQTYAGAFDIGLFRESFNYSMLGLGLMIFNDVSGDGALTNLTMMGSVAYHQNMAGRGDHYISFGLQGGLVQKRVDFNNLVFESMIGQNGVDPNLPSGEYGDDKLSYFDMNAGVNWRSRFTNVFSLQLGAAYHHLAEPSESFYNQLDNKINARYTAYGSLKFGFDKLVIIPSAVWLQQAEQTNQEVVAGATFGIPMDKGSSFIYLGAHYRVGDAIIPSLGFDYNNVQFGLSYDINVSDLSAVSSYKGGLELSLIYTGCLTHTKKYTIDCPRFM, via the coding sequence ATGAAGAGAACTCTACTTGCAATTATAATAACATTCACTTTCATTCAGGGACGTGCACAAGATGTACATTTTTCCCAGTTTGGATCAGCACCTCTATTGCTTAATCCGGCGCTTACAGGTTTATCCAGTTGTACTTATCGTGCATCACTGAATTACCGAAACCAATGGGCGAGTATAGTAGGTCCGTCTTCTTATCAAACTTATGCGGGTGCTTTCGACATCGGATTATTCCGTGAATCTTTCAACTATAGTATGCTCGGTTTAGGGTTAATGATTTTTAATGATGTATCAGGTGATGGTGCATTAACTAACTTAACGATGATGGGTTCAGTGGCTTATCATCAAAATATGGCTGGTCGTGGTGATCATTATATCAGTTTTGGTTTGCAAGGTGGATTAGTTCAAAAGCGAGTTGATTTTAATAATCTTGTTTTTGAAAGTATGATTGGTCAGAATGGTGTAGATCCAAATTTACCAAGCGGAGAATATGGAGATGACAAACTGAGTTATTTCGATATGAATGCAGGTGTAAATTGGCGCTCACGTTTTACAAATGTTTTTTCTCTTCAATTAGGTGCTGCATATCATCACCTTGCGGAACCATCAGAAAGTTTTTACAATCAATTAGATAATAAAATAAATGCGAGATATACTGCTTATGGCAGTTTGAAATTCGGATTTGATAAATTAGTTATCATACCATCAGCGGTTTGGTTGCAGCAAGCAGAGCAAACAAATCAAGAAGTTGTTGCCGGAGCTACATTTGGTATTCCAATGGATAAAGGTTCTTCTTTTATTTATCTAGGTGCTCATTATCGTGTTGGAGATGCTATCATTCCAAGTTTAGGATTTGATTATAACAATGTACAATTCGGATTAAGTTATGATATTAATGTTAGCGACCTTAGTGCAGTTAGTTCATACAAAGGCGGACTTGAATTATCACTTATCTATACCGGTTGCTTAACACATACCAAGAAATATACTATAGACTGTCCACGGTTTATGTAA
- a CDS encoding T9SS type A sorting domain-containing protein, with protein sequence MIQKLFISIQSTDLSHLLIAYINDQTVSITDYTISGSYTSTMWDFGDSYTTNEFLPVQHTYNTPDVYTIKNIISYGNKPTCKRTISRKAKILGPLKLAVLENNSIEVFPNPANNFLNIYGEKLIGSTQVKIYNSSGQLMSNEVIVSMSGYINIKTQSLPSGLYTIHLQNETTIQSKLFIIEH encoded by the coding sequence TTGATACAAAAACTTTTTATTTCAATCCAATCAACAGACCTGTCGCATCTTTTAATCGCTTACATAAATGATCAGACAGTTTCAATTACAGACTATACCATTTCGGGATCATATACAAGTACGATGTGGGATTTCGGTGATAGTTATACTACTAATGAGTTTCTTCCAGTGCAACATACTTATAATACACCAGATGTTTACACTATTAAGAATATTATTTCTTATGGTAATAAACCAACATGTAAACGAACAATTTCACGAAAGGCTAAAATTTTAGGGCCACTGAAATTAGCAGTATTAGAAAATAATTCTATTGAAGTTTTCCCTAATCCTGCAAATAATTTCTTAAATATTTATGGTGAAAAATTAATTGGGTCAACTCAAGTAAAGATTTATAATTCATCCGGCCAATTAATGAGTAATGAAGTGATAGTGAGTATGAGTGGGTATATAAATATTAAAACACAAAGTTTGCCATCTGGATTATATACTATTCATTTACAAAACGAAACAACTATACAAAGCAAACTTTTTATTATTGAACATTAA